Within the Vagococcus carniphilus genome, the region TCCTCTATAGATTGGCATCGTTAAAACGATTGGTGCTGCTTTTTCTTTAATATTACCTGGTGAATTCGTTTCAACAAATAAATACGTTGCATAATTACCATCTTTTTTGATAGGTAAATTAGCAAATGTTGCTATACCTTCTCCCGCTGTTTTTTGTGTTCCCACTTTATTAGCGTAATCTGGTGCATAATTAGAAGTTTTTGCATTGGCTACAATTTCTGCTGTCGCTTCTTCAGCTGTTTTAGTATCAAGTAACTCTATATATTTACTTGAAACATCGTAAACTTCAAAAGTAACACCGTTTAAAGGTTCTCCTCCAAAATCAGGCATTTCTTCTCCTGTATTTTGTTTTGGATAAGGATTCTCTCCTGAAGCTCCTTTTTCAAAAACACGTTTGTGTAAATTCACCGTAACTTGATCAACTTCTGCGGCGTTTACTTCAGTAGCTAGCGTTAAACTGGCTAGAAGTGGAAACATCAGCACTAAAATTGACATTAATTTCCCTAATTTCTTATTCATTTTCTTTTCCCCTTTTCATGTATTTTAATGCAACAAACATCATTATTAATCCTAAACTAGAAAAAGCAAAAACACTTTCTCCCGTTTTGGGAAGTAATCTTATTTTAGGTATTTCTTTACTTGTTGTGACTGGTTCATTTAAAACCTTAGGTGTTGCTTGATTTATTACCTTTTTAGGTAGTTCCCCTGCTATTTTTGATTCTAATATTTCATGATTGAGCGTCATTTGAATATTCTCCTGATCTTTATTAGAAACAACAAGGGGAATTTTTTTTGATTCAGCGGTTATTGAAAAACCAAGAGGTGCTTCAATTTCCTCAAAATAATATGTCCCAACTGGTAAGATGATATGTGGTAACATAACTAATCCATTTGAATCAGATTTAAGCCGCATCGCTTCTTGTTTATTGGTTAAAACCTGCCAACTAGTAGATTCTACTTGTGTTAAATACTCTTTTTCATTTTTGGCATTCATTCGATAAAAAATAAAGATAGCATTTTCTAAAGGTTTTTGATAAGACCCTGAGCTGTATTT harbors:
- a CDS encoding prealbumin-like fold domain-containing protein, with product MKRLILWFSLFLFSLISISTLEVRAEEQVAIHFKHNNQSANNTSFSIYGLSKKEYNEALSQKVETSTKKTRDYLEKNQIEKMQEFLVDDSNQAILYLPKNRLGEPAFYVILQNQPEASKESEDELYEALPNYISFEALEEMTMLVETKPVSLTPTAYFFKYSSGSYQKPLENAIFIFYRMNAKNEKEYLTQVESTSWQVLTNKQEAMRLKSDSNGLVMLPHIILPVGTYYFEEIEAPLGFSITAESKKIPLVVSNKDQENIQMTLNHEILESKIAGELPKKVINQATPKVLNEPVTTSKEIPKIRLLPKTGESVFAFSSLGLIMMFVALKYMKRGKENE